A DNA window from Ranitomeya imitator isolate aRanImi1 chromosome 2, aRanImi1.pri, whole genome shotgun sequence contains the following coding sequences:
- the LOC138662979 gene encoding uncharacterized protein, whose translation MFQMSNRVDFIHDFIEIHQSFPCLWKIKSPEYCNREKRKEGYSKLIEFYHLHAPEGQANEAVVKKKIQALCTVWRKELNKVLHTSKSGASTEEVYVPKLWYFEHLNFLRDQEVPRTSTCFRSFAPVEPTLSENLVEVDSQGQQEDSAQDSSTSQIVEAAPARTQWRQGSRKRKATTDVSLELLTLAKQALTNNVSPALQGFGQYIVDKLSKMDERQRTLTERLIMDAVNKGTDGTLDEHTRLACSRPMERPESAYFHGWPQTPIRPNVPVSHFGPPSPNSYTTIPSHMASPIRHLNVRNEDSAYHEL comes from the exons atgtttCAGATGTCTAATCGCGTGGATTTTATCCATGATTTCATTGAGATacaccagtcttttccctgcctgtgGAAGATTAAATCTCCAGAGTATTGcaacagggaaaagaggaaggaGGGATATTCGAAGCTAATTGAATTTTACCATCTCCATGCACCTGAAGGGCAAGCCAACGAAGCTGTTGTTAAGAAGAAAATTCAGGCACtgtgcacggtgtggaggaaggagcttaatAAGGTCCTGCACACTTCAAAGTCCGGGGCTTCAACGGAAGAGGTGTACGTGCCTAAGCTCTGGTATTTTGAGCATCTGAATTTTCttcgggaccaagaggtgccacggacatcTACGTGTTTTCGCTCGTTCGCACCTGTGGAACCGACATTATCAGAGAACCTCGTCGAGGTGGACtctcaagggcaacaa gaggacagtgcacaggacagctCGACGAGTCaaatagtggaggctgcacctgcccggACTCAATGGAGGCAAGGTTCAAGGAAGCGTAAAGCCACCACTGACGTCTCCCTTGAACTTTTGACCCTGGCCAAACAGGCGTTAACGAACAATGTcagccctgcgttgcagggtttTGGACAGTACATTGTAGACAAACTTTCTAAAATGGACGAGAGGCAAAGAACTCTTACGGAGCGTCTAATTATGGATGCTGTTAATAAGGGGACTGATGGCACTTTGGATGAGCACACGCGCTTGGCTTGTTCCCGGCCAATGGAGCGTCCAGAGTCGGCATATTTTCATGGTTGGCCACAGACACCAATACGCCCCAATGTCCCCGTGTCCCACTTCGGCCCGCCATCCCCTAACTCCTACACGACCATTCCGTCTcacatggcttcgcccatcaggcaccttaATGTTAGAAATGAAGATTCGGCGTATCACGAATTGTGA